AATGGTgtatgattttatttgataataatagGATTTAACTAAATATGAATATGAAGATAACTATTAATAGATACTAATGTTTAAATCTCTGACTAATTAATTTAGTGGGCGATTGTGATTTAAGTAGTAGCATAAATCATTGGAAATGAGACATAGGGTTACCCAAAATATTCTTGAAGGAAACTTCAAAGTTTGTTGAGGGTTTGAGAGAgcatattttcttagaatcaAAGCCTTGAGATTTTGAGCTTAACAACTCCAATAAAAGAAAGTGCAAATATGGTGATAGTGGGTACTGTTGTTGCCAAATTTTTCTCCACTTTGGTTACTCAGAGTTGGTTGGTCCACATCGACATCCACTAGAACCTCACCCACCCTCCTTATCATTGACTCTTCCAGTATCACTtactcttttgtctttttggtcATGGGAGATgctaatttttctctaataatTTAGtactcttttgtctttttggccATTGgagatgataatttttctctaataatttagtatttgttctaggtaatttttatttggtccCCGTGTACCtggaaataaaactataaaaggCTGCTACTAAAGTAGCTTTGGCTGCTTTGCTTTATTGAACAATTTGGACTGCCTTCTGTCACTCAATTGCAGACGCTATCTATTGTTTAGAATATTTTCCTTTGCACATTTACATGCCAAGTTTACTGTTGCCCCTTATGTGCTTGGAAAATGTTcagaaaattgaagaaatgtcTCATGTGCACATCATTTTTTAACACTGAATGCATATAACTTAAGAGCATGACCACTAACCAATCTGAAATGGACAGATCTTTTGGTAGCAGAAAGAGGCCATGGGTAGTTATTCCTTGAACAAAGGGCcggaaagagaagaagagaaacaaacataTGCACACAGCATGCTCCAACTCGGTTCAACGTAACCTTGTCCAAGCAATTTGAGGACTGATATACATCCTATTCTGTGTACTCCATGACTTCATCTGCCGATGGCTTCTTTGATCTTGGCTGTGTTTTCagtgatatataatattgtcCTCTATTGCTGGTACCTGTACAGTATAAGTAGAACTAGCATTCCTACTTCTGTACATGTCTCAAACTCATCCATTTCAAAGTTTCACTTAACTATAATAAATCAGCAAACAAGTTTCTTGACAGGAATGTGAATAGATACCATAGAAAATATAGtgttttagaattttaggccGTAACAAAGTCTATCGTTTGCAAAACTGAATAATGTCACACTGTAACATTCAGTTGTCATCTTtgttacaaaagaaaagaaaaacacaaacaTATCAAACATGACCATATCATAGCAAATTGGGGAATgatgcattttattttgtccAGTCTATCAACAATCATATTTCAGTGAAATGATGCCCCTAGGGCCTTGGCCAAGTAGTTTTGAAGCAGTTTTATACGGCTAGTCACCCGAGTTCGAATCATGGGGGAGGTAgggagataaaaaaaaaaaaattatttaaactttgCCCACCCTTATATCTTTTTTGGAGGAAAAAATTGGGTCAAATATAGGCCAAAATAACTTCCGCCACTGTATCCACCCCTGCCTTGCTCTCTTCCTTCAGCTGGCAATAGCTCTTGGTTAGTTTCTCATGCTTTTCTCCTATATGGGTGCTAACTCTACCGTCTAAACAAAACATATGCTTCTAGATCTGAGACAATCATATGATCAGAAAACAAGTTTCTCAACAGGCTCACAAAAAGGACCATAAAACATAAAGTTTTTAGGCCGTCAATGAAGTCTGTTGGTTTTTAGAAGTTAATGACACGACAATGTAAAATTCTCATGTCATATTTACCAGAAAGATGCAGCAAAAGAAGAATACAAGTGAACCTATAATGCAGTTAGATAAAAATGGAGCTCGGACACCTCAAAAAAGAAAGTTCGCTTCCTGCATTCACTGAAGCATCACTGAGCTTCTGTATAATTCTTTATCCTGGAATTCCATATGGAACTTctaaattaagttatttaacaGAATTAAGGGCATTAAACCAAACATAAGTAACCCTTCTCTCttaaagaatttgattttgatttttttaaaaaaaaggtcaagAGTATTCTTCCTGAATTACATGGATCAAGTAATAgttagatttttattaactaattCTATGGTCCGAGTCTGATGCAACAAGCTACTCCTGTTTACTGCATCACTAGTATATCGGAATCAGCTTTGAGACTAGAACTCACAGCTTCACTGATGACTTGAAATCTGATTACATTTCAGTTTGGTAGTTATACAGTATATTGGTCTTGAGAATGCAGGCCCATCAACTGTAACGATAGctattcatatatatttagatCATTTCTCTTCATAAAAGAACAAGAACCAAATATACTACTCAAATGTGTCTTGagtatcattaaaataataataataaataaataaatctaaatgtTTTCTAACATCTAATAAAACCACCCAAAAAAagcataataattattaacctTATTATAGacttttttcaatatttctgTTCATTGCAAAAtcgatagaaaacgaaaaggaaaaaggaaaaaaaaaagtggattTTATTGACTGAAGTAACATTATGTTAATATCTGCTGTCAAACTTCTAGAATTGCATGCTATGCTTCTAGTGCCCGATATGACCAATGGGTATATCCTTCCAAGTCGTTTCCTTGAATGGGTGGTGAAAACATCACATGATATTATCCATGTATTAACAATAACCAACTCAAATGTATGTTTATACTTTATGCATACAAAGGAGAACAAGAACAACTCCACTGCTCAAAAACATATTGTACTCGGTTTAACTTGGTTCTACAAAACTTTGTTAGTCTTACATTTCATCCGAGGTTGAATCTTAAGTTAGGAaccaatatttttcatataaagaATCGCTGCTCCAGACCCCCAAAAGAACATTTCTTTGATTGTCAGAAAAACTAAATGCAGCTAGCAAACCATGTCCGTCATCCAAAGATCAGCCAAAGCCCATGCAAAAGGGACCTATAAGCAATGATAATCATCCTAAGCAATTTTTAAGAGATTCCTAGTATCATATATCAGTACACACACAAATCTATCGCTTTGTAGATTGAATGGCAGCCAAGGAAGACTTGGTGGAGAGATTTTCACCTTAAAGGTCCTCTGAAAAAGGTCTTAATACACAGATGGATAACAACCCAGACCAAAAGTTGCAGGAGAATTTGTTGGGAAGATGCTTATTTACAGAGTCTTTGAAAAGGCCTCTATACCCAAAGGTGGACACCACCTCAACCCAAAAACTCactatttttatctaaaaagtgAGACTCAACACTTATAGTCCGCACACAATCAGTGTAGATACTTGTCAACACTCATTCAGACCAAATGAATGTTATACCATTTCTTAGGAAGATTGTCTCACTGGGAGTTTTTGGAAATAGCCTTTATACAAATATGAGAACAACAcatcaaatccacaaaataaatCACTTACTATGTTCTTTATGACATGGATGCATCACTAACACAAGAATTctgataaaatttcattttggtGTGGTACGAAATTAGTCACAATCcagattttatattattatcagaAAGGAAGTTAAGATATTAAGTTTGAGGACTAATTGCAggagaaaaggaaagaaaaagctTTCACTTGATTAAGCAATGAACAACCGATGCTAAATTGATGGTGTCTACATTAATAGGACGTTAAAATGGttacatttcaaaaaaataaaaaataaaaaataggttGAAGTATAAACAATACTTGCTAGGACAAGGGGGTACAAGCGTAATGGGAggggaaaaaataatgaattcaAATGGACTTCATGATAGTTGTTAAATAATCCTCTATTGACTATCTAAAATTAAGTCTGATCTCTTACTTGAAAGGCAATCATTGTACCGAACTGCTGGGATCCCTATGATAACTTGAGTCATGTTGAACTCTTGCTCTGGTAGCTAATGCACTTCGTATAGCAGAAGCCTTTTCCTCCAAGCTAGCATCACTATAATACTGAGAGCTTTCATCATGCAATGAGTAATCTCCCAACTCGTCAAACAAACCAGAGAAATCCTCTCTCATTAGTAGAGCGTTGTGTAGAATTGAACAAGCACCAATAAGAGCAACTGCAGTCTTAAAATCCTCATCAATTGGCCTACTCAAAACACCCCAGTTCTTCAAACTAGCAATGGCTTTCAATGCCGGAACACGCATCAAATTATGCGCTGCATTGAAATTCTCTTCACTTGACCCTGGATTTGCATCAACAAATGGCACCATTAGCCATGGAAGCAAAGGGTACCCTCCATCACCAATCAAATACTGATCCACGGCCACCCCATTAACGCAAATTGGACTAGAATTCAATAACTTCTTTTCTTCAATATCTTTATACAAAGTTGAAGACTTCAGGACTCTTGAATCACCCTTATCACCACGAATGCCGGCAACAATGCTCAATATTCTTGAAGATGAGTCAACAACAATTTGCACTGCAATGCTATCTTCGtcttttgaagaatttgatccatcaattttaataatcttgaACCTAGTACAATCAATAACACCACAACAATTAGGCAACCCTGTGAGTTCCTCAAAGGATTTTGATATCAATCCAAGCTCTTCTGGTCCAGGAAACGCAACCCAGAATCGAAAATTGGTGCAAAGGACGCGACACAACTGTTTAACACAAAACCGAGTCACCGACTCAGTGACTTCAAATCTGGTTGCAATTTCACTGTAAGTTGACCCATTAACTAACCTAAAGAGCCCAATACCGAGCCGAATATCAGCCGAGAGATTCAAGGGCAAACCAACCGGGTCACGGCAGTCCAGTAACGGCTCGAGCAAACCAGATAGCCATCTGAATGTGGAAGAGCTCATTTTGAAAGAGCCCCTGAACGAGTCAGGTAGCCGAGTAAAACCGAGTTGACTCAGCCCATGTCCGAGTCTGGAGGATTTGTCATCATGGGTCGGCTCAAGCTCTTCTTCCGACGAATGGGTTCGCTTTCTTTTCCTGGAAATCGAAAGAAAAGTCAAAGAAGCAGCGACCTGTtgtgatgaaataaaatggGAAATTAGAGGGAAAAGGTTTGTCCTTTGAGTGGCATCAGAATCCGGGAACaaaaggaggaggaggagaaaTAATTGAGAGACTAAGGAAGAGAGAAAAGCTGACAATTTCTGGGAATCCATGATCTTTGTCCCTGAATCTGATTGGGATTTTTGTGTTCTTGGGAAAAGAGCTGTGCGTTGTGTCAGAGTTTTCTTGTCAGAGTGAATCTGTGAAGACAAAACAGAAAGAGGCACCTGGCCATGTTTTTGtctttgtgttaattttacAATCATGGAAGTTTCTTTTTGGGCGCGGCGCACGTGAGTAATCTGCTGCATTATTCTATTTTGGAGACTTTtgattttctctaattttggATTCAGATTCACTGCAGCTTTTGGTCAACTTcgcttttttatttatttcttttcttttcttttctttcagtttgccaaatatatatatatatatatatatatatatatatatgggtcCAGCTACGTTGCCGTAGGGATGGTAATTTTTTTCGATGGATGGGATCTTGCGGGATCTCATTCCATTTGAGACGGGATTGTGACATATTTTtatctcataaaaaaatttagggacaggattgagatatttttttatcccaattaCATATGCGGGACGGGAGTGAGATTGATAAATTTCATCCCATCCCATCTCATTACcgattaagaatgaaaatttttccaattggAATGGGATCCCGCAAGATCCCATCTCTTTTGGGACGGGATTGTGACATATTTttgttctaaaaaaaatatagggacgGGATTAAGACTTTTTTTTATCCTATTTACATATACGGAATGAGACTGAAATTGATAAATCTCATTCTATCCTGTCCCATTGCCAACCCTACTATGGGGTTTGGTGCcctattttttatctttttcaaacTCACCGTTGGATACAACGCAAGACTTGCATAATGGCTTAGATTTGATTCTAGGATATTAATATTCAAGGCCCCTCTTGTTCatgtaaaataagaaaaatcaaaagttttataattatgacataaaagtccacaatatatatatatatattttacactATTGAACTAGATTTCCAATTAAATGACTTATTCTTACATgtattaatatctatttaaattaataaatttacttattaattaaaaaattaactagtTATTATATAGTTAAACTATGTATATTATTTACGAaccataattaatgataaatataaaattgattttttttaatttaacataacgGCAACTAATTTCCTCTCACTCATGTGACCAAGTTTCAAACCccataatcttttttattccAACACAAAAGATTTTACTATCTAAAGCAAATGTAATgtacaaaatatgaaaataaatttaatttgatattcgatgtagttactttttttttttggtaacaTAAGGTTTATTTAacatattatcaattatttaattatgtagtaaaaatatttaatttactaataataataaactgttagtttatgaatttgtaaaataatttttgtttgtttgaaaaaaGAGTTTGCATTTTTGGTTGAGTTTTTGcccttaaataaaataataaatttaattgcacacttaaataaattaatatttgttacTCCACCTCAACAACTTAAATAGTTATTAGCACACGTCCATATGGTTGAGATCTTTcagtaaaaaaattctaaataattactctatttgaaaataatttaaatatttccttaattttcttttatttaaaataatttaaataattcaaaaaaaatcttttaatttactagtgTTTGTGTGTATATAGAGAATAAGTGCTTGAATTCTAAACAAATCATGGCTTCCAAAAGCATTAATACAATTGAAAATCTTTAGGTGCAGGACTAATGtgtgaaaatttaaaagtttttagtgtttttgtttttataactaaCAGCAGGACTTTATTGTAATTGAccttgaaaaagacaaaagaaaagggTATCAAACCCGTGATGCAACGTAGTTttgccatatatatatatatatatgaaaaattcatatttaaaacCCGACATGGAAGACAGTAAAGCCCAACATAATAAAACTTCGAGATATAAGTAGAAATTCACATGAGCTTAACATGGAAAAATAttggagaaaatatttttaccgTCACACGAAAGGActtaaattctcaaattctttATCCTGTACAACTTTATTTATGAAGTTATAGGAGGTCGAAAAAGTTTCAAGTAGTCCAAACTACTATCTTATCTGTTATATCCGTGGAAAAGAAAACCATcaatttgttatatatatatttttaaattttatccatatgTTTGACACCTAGCGTGATCCTTTTTTGCGAGCAATAGTCAATTAATTTGCTAAGATTTCTTAAATACTGTAGGTGTTGTATTCCAAAACGCACATAACCATGCCACGTGTCCGTCTTATCAGATAACATAATATATTATGGGATAAATAATATCTAAGATATTTTGGGATAAATAACACTCGAGTTATTCTAGGATAAACAATACTTAAGTTATTTCAGAGTTATATGAGTAAGGAAACATATAGAGCCAGAATAATTCCTTAGATCATATTCACCTCCATGTGTACAAGAATGATGAGTGACACATGTCATTCGATTGAGGgttcaaagaaaaatcataaattcacATCACTCATCATCTATAAATAAACACTTATCTCTAAGAGAAAATGGGTCTTTGGCCTCCAAAAAAAGTATTGTTCATATCTAGCGAGAGAAACTAATATtctccaattttttatttttttaatcttaatcaAACAATAACTTAGGCGTCGGAGTGCCTTTTACAATTATTCATCCCTTCGAAATCGAGGCCAACGGTCGTGACAAGTTCTTCACAAGGTACAAATACGTGTGAAGGTAAAAAAATCCAGCCACCTTCAAATActacaataaattttgagtttgatATTTCCTCACCTAGCCATCTTTTTGTtagtgaacaaaaaaaaaaattattggccTTACTGTCTTTTGATTGAATAGAAAGCAACATGTCCTCTCATTGTAGAGGGAGTAACTCATGTTTCATACGGGtgaatccaatttttttttttctgaaaaattagaaataaataaatatgtttctAAATATTAGTGGGACAGACATATtgcaaaaacttaaaaaaaaaaaaattggattgtTTCATAATAATAGTTCTTTAGCTTGGTTCCAGTAgttctaattataaatattagtgttaaagaaacaaaaaagacGTATCACTGGTAATTTCaccttttataaattattgttttcattcTTTTAACCCTCACTTTTACATGTTGTATACAATTCACATCACGGAAACGTTCATCTTTCTAAACTCTAAACCCTACAAATCTTGTTGGCTCCCCATGGCCAACTTGCTAGTAGCCTGTTTGGATGCTTTTGACACCTCTTTAAAATCCTTATAAAATcctccccacccccaccctttccattcttttttttttttttttttatcatagttctattattttagaaattacatTGATGGCGTGCttagaattaaaatgataggccccatctaaaatttgaaattattagtAGAGTTCTTATTTCATGGGAGAGGTTGGAATAGAAATCTCAATCTCTAAAGTGATCACATCGTTCCCacttaatttttgaaattttcatttttttattattattataaataaataatgataataatcaaCAAATGTTAGTTTAGTAACTtgtaacaatttattttgatttcaaaataaagtaaatatatcaatGGTAATACAGTTTATTATAATTCTAATtcatacaattaaaataaataatttacgAGCCCTCCCATAtatacatcttttttttttaattcaaaataactttgagacagttaaaaaaaaagttacctgatgataaaatttttattataaaaaagtatgtttaaaatttgattacctgtgttatattattttatctttttcgtaattttcataaaaccaagtgttacaaaatataataatgagacttcataaaaaattttaaaatgacgTCAGGAGCCCAACTCCTCAAATAAACATCGCGCTCACATAATCTCCTTGTATGGGCTGTCTCCTGTCTGTAGTCACAAAAAAGTCGGCCCATCAACTTCAAAACACCCAACCAATTCCAAAAAAAAGGCTCATATTCAATTTCGTCACttttcacatttttctttgaaatgtGTGGGGGCACCTCCTTCCCTCCTCCGGAAGCTTGAATCGCCTGCCTGCATATGGATATGGgtatgtattaatttatttgttcattAAGATTCAGgattttcagaaaaaaaaaatctaataagtaCTGAACtatgatatataaaaataataatgatttattttgtgtaaataaaaaatacttcttatattttttaatattatattatttatttttagactACACGAGACTAATATtcagattacaactcatattacattcACTTAATTATATACCATAATtaaggaaagaaataaatcTCTACATACATCGCAGGACTCGAACCCCATTCTCGGAACTGTGAGAGTAAGATTCTAAAAAAGACtagtgatttttttaatattacattataatCTACCTAAACTGTTTAATTTGATACGGTATAGCAATATGGCTTGAATATCTGAGCTTAAAATAGGCACTACCGCATTAGAACCTTGCATCCAAGCGTGATTTGCTTACTACCCAATTAATAAGTGACTGcaattccatatatatatatatatatatatatttaaaaaatcttatttttaattgcatatCGAGTATCTGAATTATGTTTTATCTTTGTGTAGATATTTAAGTGAAAGATAATCACTAAAAATAGTGATAATTGAGTCTAAgcgaaaaaacaaaagaaaatgggaCCCGCTCCATTGCATGAAAGCTACGTGTACAACAACATGGCTGTAAGGAGACATAAGACCAAAGCTAAGCAAACACGGCCACTAAACACAAACTcacaacaaaatctttaaaatcaattttcttttttttctttttttttttttttaattttttcacagATTACATTCATTTGGACCATCacaaattttacttttgtttacatttaatttcatttctttctctctctgtgtCTTTTCCTTTCCTCTCATCTCGTCCATGGCTGATGGCTCCCCAGTTTCTTGTTCTGGTCTCTGTTTAATTTccattatcattattcttcatctcttctctcttttatttggtaaaaaattacaataaaaaagtaaCTGAAAGAGAGtaacaccccccccccccccccccccccaacacaccaaaaaaaaaaaaaagaaacaaatccCCACAAAAATTTCCAACAAAACTCAATGAAACGCTTCTGGGTTTCTAATTCTTTCAGGAATTAGTGACCCCATTTCATTTCTTGGTTTCGTCGATCTTCTCTCTGTCTCTTTCAGGtgattatcttttttttttttgttaattctctatttttttaattgatcttTGATTGTATTGGATGATTATGCTGTTGTTTTGATGTATTTTTTCTgggtttcttttcttgattttttatctttattcttTGAAGAGTTTGTGAGGGATCGAGTTGACCGATGTTGGTTTTTTGATTTCATTggttctttcttcttcttcttctttaatctttctttttgtgGATGTACTAGTTTGATTTGGCCATCGTGATTATCAAATCATTTGATGCTGAACTTCTTTTTGTGGttaatcaa
This window of the Citrus sinensis cultivar Valencia sweet orange chromosome 8, DVS_A1.0, whole genome shotgun sequence genome carries:
- the LOC102619740 gene encoding protein ALP1-like, with the protein product MDSQKLSAFLSSLVSQLFLLLLLLFPDSDATQRTNLFPLISHFISSQQVAASLTFLSISRKRKRTHSSEEELEPTHDDKSSRLGHGLSQLGFTRLPDSFRGSFKMSSSTFRWLSGLLEPLLDCRDPVGLPLNLSADIRLGIGLFRLVNGSTYSEIATRFEVTESVTRFCVKQLCRVLCTNFRFWVAFPGPEELGLISKSFEELTGLPNCCGVIDCTRFKIIKIDGSNSSKDEDSIAVQIVVDSSSRILSIVAGIRGDKGDSRVLKSSTLYKDIEEKKLLNSSPICVNGVAVDQYLIGDGGYPLLPWLMVPFVDANPGSSEENFNAAHNLMRVPALKAIASLKNWGVLSRPIDEDFKTAVALIGACSILHNALLMREDFSGLFDELGDYSLHDESSQYYSDASLEEKASAIRSALATRARVQHDSSYHRDPSSSVQ